Proteins from a genomic interval of Pseudomonadota bacterium:
- a CDS encoding prephenate dehydrogenase/arogenate dehydrogenase family protein: MRIVILGAGKMGSWLARESSGDHDIAIYDTDETKLNGLGGKSITALPRIQEIALFDPELLINAVSLQNTVSAFEKAVLHISKNCIIGDLASIKGEIAGYYEQSLFRFVSVHPMFGPTFTDMKALKEESAIIISGSDKKGAWFFSTLFERLNVNIFEYSFDEHDRMMAYSLTLPFISSIAFASCIDKGAVPGTTFSKHMRIAQGLLSEDDHLLTEILFNPYSLAELDRVTAKLEYLKHIIRERDHEEMETFFLRLRENMLSREGVYE, encoded by the coding sequence ATGAGAATCGTCATTCTGGGTGCCGGTAAAATGGGTTCATGGCTTGCAAGGGAATCATCCGGGGATCATGATATAGCAATTTATGATACGGACGAAACGAAGTTAAACGGCCTTGGAGGAAAAAGCATAACAGCGCTCCCCCGTATACAGGAGATTGCCTTGTTTGACCCCGAACTCCTGATCAATGCCGTGAGCCTCCAAAATACCGTTTCAGCTTTTGAAAAGGCTGTGCTGCATATTTCCAAAAACTGCATTATCGGCGATCTTGCATCGATAAAGGGAGAAATAGCCGGTTACTACGAACAGAGCCTGTTCAGATTCGTATCTGTACACCCCATGTTCGGCCCTACCTTTACCGATATGAAAGCACTTAAAGAGGAAAGCGCAATCATCATAAGCGGGTCTGATAAAAAAGGTGCCTGGTTTTTCAGTACGTTATTCGAAAGACTAAATGTAAATATCTTTGAATATTCATTTGACGAGCACGACAGGATGATGGCCTATTCCCTTACACTTCCCTTTATTTCTTCAATTGCCTTTGCCTCATGCATCGACAAAGGCGCTGTCCCCGGAACCACCTTCTCCAAGCATATGCGGATCGCACAAGGACTTTTATCCGAGGATGATCATCTACTTACAGAGATACTGTTTAATCCCTATTCCTTAGCCGAGTTGGACAGGGTCACGGCAAAGCTGGAATATCTGAAACACATTATCAGGGAAAGGGACCACGAAGAGATGGAGACGTTTTTCCTGCGATTAAGAGAAAATATGTTATCAAGAGAGGGCGTTTATGAATGA